The following nucleotide sequence is from Methanomassiliicoccales archaeon.
CCCCTCTCCAGATAATGATCTTGAAGGTTCCGTGGTCTGGACATGTCTTGACCAGATACACCTTATCATCTTCCGCTATCTTCTCCGCCGGAATCGTTCTCAGGCACTCTGGACAGAGGCTCTTAGTCTCTCCGATGATCTCACTCATTGAACCCACCCGGATTTTCCCAAACAATCGTGTAGATGTAATTCAATGTTTCGCATGAACCATAGTTAGTAACGATGTATGATGACGCAATGAAAAAATTGGAGAAATGGCCGCTGAGCGGCCAAGTGTGTTTACGCCCTCTTCTTCTCGAATAGAGCCTCGACAACCGCCAAGGTGTTGGTGGCAAGGTACTCTTCAATAAAGACATCCTTACATTCTTTGCATATCAGCGCTGGTCCAACCCTACGAACGCCCATGTAGAACATCTCACAGTGCCCGTTCCAAGCAGTCTCTTTGCACTTGGCGCACTTGAATTCAGATTCATCCATGGTGTTGACGATTTTACCCATGTCCAATCGGGTACCATAGGCAGCCTGAAGAGCAGCGGCCCCATTGGAGACGGTGTAGACGGCGTAGATCGTAGACTCCCCGATCTTCTTTCTGGCCACGTTAATGCCAGCGCTGTTGACGAGCTTGTCATTGGAAGCCTCTGCCGAGGTGATTACCTCTGCTATTTCAGCCTCCTTGATGCCCCTTTGACCGAGGACTTCCTTCACTTCAGGAGATATTGCTACGTCCATCTTTTTCACCTCACCAGGTCCCGTAGGTTCCGTGGTCCCTCGCCGCCTGAACCATCGCATGCATGCACCCCGGTATTGTATATGGCGGACACTCGCAAGAATTGCCGAGTATGTATCCATTCGGGCTGTCACGCCCCTTTAGCAGTTGTGCCACTGATTGATCGTATACCGCCCTTGGGTTCGGGTTGATCATCAATTTGGTGTCAACCGACCCCATGACCGTCGCCCTTGTCCCGAATGTGTCCATCAGCAGGTCGGATGGGAAAACATCCTTACCCTTGTAGCCGATATGAACCACGGTAAAGGGAGACCAGACCAGCTCATCAGGGAAGACCTTGTAATCGGTCTCGTGGTTACCGCAGAAGTGATAGAACAACTGCGGACCCGCGCCTCCCCTGAACGACTTGTCCACGTAGTACCTCATTGTCTTAGCGGAGTACTTCCTCACGGACTCATCATCAAAGATGTCGTTGTTTGCTAGCACCGATCCTACGGTCAACATGGCAAACCCATACCTCTCGGCCATGGCTATTGCGCCATTCACCGACGTGTCGGCATAGATCTTGACCAGTTTCTCGGCCGCTTCGGGCTCGGTGAAGGTCCACATGATAAAGTTCTCCACACCACACAGTTCGCCAGGCGCTCCCACCATGTCGAACCCATATGAGATTGGGACAAGGGTTAACGGCAAGTTCTTCTGAACATAATCGTATATCTCGAAGAACATCGGAAGGGTCCATCCGTTCTTCAGATCATTTATGTCAGGAACCTCGAGCTTGTCAATCTCGGAAGGGTCTTTGATGATGGGTCCTGTCGAAATGGGCGGCAGAGTGTCCTTGTACTCAAGAGTAAGACCTAGCTCGGTAACCCACGGTAATGAGAAGAACCAGTGAGTAACGGGGAGTAGGTCGTACATCTGCGAGGCATACTGGACACAGTGGATTCCTAGCGTTGGCTTTTCGTAGAAGTCCCTTATCGTGTATCCCATTGACACGGCAGCGTGCGCAAGGATGATCGAGTCGACCGATATCCTATCGTAAGGACTGTCGACAAAGGGACTTGCGAATTGCTTGTTGGCCTTGGCGTGCCAGGCCATATCCATTCCTGGAAACAAGTCCGGATAGCCCATTATTTATCCCCATGCCTTACTGTCGTTAAATGTATATTAATTTTATTATTAGCAATTCGCAACATTGTTTCATATTGTAACAATAATTAACTTTATAATGAAAAATAATTGCATATATTTTTAATTCATTGAACAAAATAACTAAAAAATGTCAATTATAAATGTATAGCATATCCCTGTTAACTATAGTAAATATGGGTTATTTTCAGTAGTGTTAACATATGTTTAACATCCTTAACATTAACAAATGTTAGATGAGTATGAAAAAAAGTGAAAATGAGTTTTGAATAAGTGGTCAATCCTCTGATATGGGGTAACCGGCAGCCTCCCAGGCCTTTGTTCCTCCAAGGACTACATAGACGTCGACGCAGCCACTCATCTTCAGAATACTGGCAGCGAGAGTGCTCCTATATCCTACACTGCAGATGATTGCTATTGGATGATCCAAAGGTAGCTCATCAGATCTATCATTCAAATGTCCACAGTACAGATTGATGGCGCCTGGCACATGGCCCCCGGTGAAATCCTCTTCCGATCGCACATCGAGGACCTTGATATCTTCCTCTCTTTCGAGTTTAAATTTCAACTCACTGACGGTCAGCAGTCCGAGATGCTCCGTGGGGAAAGCACCTTCTACCCAGTTCTCGATTCCTTCTCTTAGGTATCCCTCGATATTGTCGAACCCCATCCTTCTAAAATAATCGATCACTCTTTCCAGATCGGTCCTTTCTTCAAGCACGAGTAGCAATTTTCGATCATAGGGGAGTATACATCCAGCGAATGAGGGAATACCTTCCCTCCACATACTATAAGATCCTTTGATATAGACACCTGAGAAGCTGGGCGGGGACCTGGTGTCTATGACAATCGCACCTTTGTTCATCTGTTCAAGGAACTCGACAGGGGAGAGTGGAACTAGATCAGGGAGAACGCTTACCAGTGAAGGGCCCTCGATGTTCATCTTCTCCATCATTCTGAAGTATTTGGGGTATTCGTGCCTCTCGTTCATCTTCATTTCAACGAAGGATCTGCGGTCCATCTGTAGAATGGGGTTTGTAGCTTTCTCAATACCCAGTGTGCTTATCTCCCTGGCACTGATGTTGCCACCACAGACTGAACCTGCTCCATGGGCGGGCGCCAGTATCACCCCATCCCCCAGAGGCAGCAGGCGGTCAAATACTGATTCATATAGAAGTGAGGCCATCTTCTCATCGTTTTCCTTTCCGTAGAAGTCTGTCCTCCCAGTATCACCAACGAATAATGCATCCCCCGAGAATAGAATCAAGGATTGGTCATTAATCCGGGGGTCCTTCACAAGATAAGACATGTGTTCAAGCGTGTGGCCGGGAGTATGGATGGCTTCCATTCTCAATGCCCCTAGTTTGAATTCCTGACCATCGGAGATTGGTTCACCAAATTTGAAATTGAGTTTGTCTCCGTGCAGTATCCGGGCACCACACTTGCTCGCCAGTTCTAACGATCCAGATACATAATCCTCGTTCCTATGGGTCTCGAAGATATACCTAATTCTCATCTCTTCCTTCTCGGAGATCTTGAGGTATGCATCGCAATCCCTTCTTGGATCAATGACCGCTGCTTCTCCTTTTGAGCCGATGAAATATGATAAGTGCGCTAATCCGTTGGATTTTATCTTTTCGAATATCAAGGGTAACCCTCAGCTGATAAAAAATGTGAGAAAAATGAATAATAAGTTTTCGCGTATCTCAAGACTCCCTGGGGTCAAGAACCCTGGAGCGTCCCTCCCCAGATTATCCATGCTAATGCTGATTTTGAGACCAGGCTGAGTATGATGTACCCTCGTTCACCGTATAGATAGTCTTTCCACTTTCCGACCTTCTTGTATTGGAGTATCATATTGAGAGGGAAAGTGCACCAGAAGATGAGCAGGACGATGATAAGGACATAAACGAAGGTGGGTATAGTGTCCAGGTTGACTGATATCGCTCCGATGAAATACATGATCACAATGATCCAGGGAATTGCTCCTGCAAAAGTTCCAAAGTAGAACGATGTCCAATCCGTCTTCTCTGTGGTCTGATTATGGAGTTCCATCAGTAGACCAAAGAGGTTCATGCTGGCATTAGCTGCTGCAATGGCAAGAAGGGCGGCAATATCGAATATCCCAGTTAACATGGCCAGTATCACTATCATCAGAGATGAAGTGAAAGCATACTCGTACCATCTTGCTGGGTTGATCCCACTGCTGACCTTGCGAACGTACCACTTGTATCCATAGGTCGCCACGGACAGGTGAGCGAAAGCAGTGATGAACAGAAACAACGCTATGGCCGGCCCAACTGGAATATTGACGATTGTCTCAGTTACCGGGGTTGCCCCCGTGAGTTCGTCAAATTTGAGAAAATTCGTCTGGATGGGCAAGGAGAAATCGTTGCTCAGAGCGAGCATCAACACTCCTTGTATCGCATGGATCACTCCCATAACGCCGTTGAAGTTCCTCAACTTCTTGTATTTGCGATCTTCATAATCCAATTCCGTTCTATCACCTTGTATTACTATATGGACCTTATTTGAGAGCTAATGGGACAAATATTTAACGCCCGGATTTTCTCAGTAATCATAGTAACATTTCTAAGAAAATATCTATTCTGGATGACCGAAAGCTCTGAAGAAAAAGACGATTCTTGACATTTTCCTATTC
It contains:
- a CDS encoding MBL fold metallo-hydrolase, with the protein product MIFEKIKSNGLAHLSYFIGSKGEAAVIDPRRDCDAYLKISEKEEMRIRYIFETHRNEDYVSGSLELASKCGARILHGDKLNFKFGEPISDGQEFKLGALRMEAIHTPGHTLEHMSYLVKDPRINDQSLILFSGDALFVGDTGRTDFYGKENDEKMASLLYESVFDRLLPLGDGVILAPAHGAGSVCGGNISAREISTLGIEKATNPILQMDRRSFVEMKMNERHEYPKYFRMMEKMNIEGPSLVSVLPDLVPLSPVEFLEQMNKGAIVIDTRSPPSFSGVYIKGSYSMWREGIPSFAGCILPYDRKLLLVLEERTDLERVIDYFRRMGFDNIEGYLREGIENWVEGAFPTEHLGLLTVSELKFKLEREEDIKVLDVRSEEDFTGGHVPGAINLYCGHLNDRSDELPLDHPIAIICSVGYRSTLAASILKMSGCVDVYVVLGGTKAWEAAGYPISED